A region of Malaciobacter marinus DNA encodes the following proteins:
- a CDS encoding substrate-binding domain-containing protein, with the protein MFYFKFLIIFAIFMTSYVNASEKKLIYIVSDIRIPFWEIMSKGIKSKSSNYDYDIQIHSSSNSAKIELENTVKAIRSKPDGLIISPTNSSASVTILKLAKEANIPVVILDIGTDSGEYLSYISSDNKTGAYNIGKVLVKKMQKLGYEDGSVAIVAIPQKRINGQERTRGFLKALSESKIKSVDLKQQITWTQAETYIYTKEFIKKYPNLRAVWLQGSDRYQGALDAINELDKKGEVLLLTFDAEPEFIELIQDDILVGSAMQQPYLMGQKAIEQFYNYFNNKEIIKNIQMPILAISKDNIKKKLPLIKRNVLGIEK; encoded by the coding sequence GTGTTTTACTTCAAATTTCTTATTATTTTTGCTATTTTTATGACTTCTTATGTAAATGCTTCAGAAAAAAAATTAATTTATATTGTTTCTGATATTAGAATTCCTTTTTGGGAGATTATGAGTAAAGGCATTAAAAGTAAGTCATCTAATTATGATTATGATATTCAAATACATAGCTCATCAAATAGTGCAAAAATTGAGCTAGAAAATACTGTAAAAGCTATTAGAAGTAAGCCTGATGGTTTGATTATATCTCCAACAAATTCATCTGCTAGTGTTACTATTTTAAAACTTGCAAAAGAAGCAAATATTCCTGTTGTTATTTTAGATATAGGAACTGATAGTGGAGAGTATTTATCTTATATCTCTTCTGATAATAAAACGGGTGCTTATAATATAGGAAAAGTTTTAGTAAAGAAGATGCAAAAATTAGGCTATGAAGATGGTTCAGTTGCAATTGTTGCTATTCCTCAAAAAAGAATAAATGGACAAGAAAGAACAAGAGGTTTTTTAAAAGCACTAAGTGAATCCAAAATTAAAAGTGTAGATTTAAAACAACAAATAACTTGGACTCAAGCAGAAACATATATTTATACAAAAGAGTTTATTAAAAAATATCCAAATTTAAGAGCTGTATGGTTACAAGGTTCAGATAGATATCAAGGAGCACTTGATGCTATAAATGAATTAGATAAAAAAGGTGAAGTTTTATTACTGACATTTGACGCAGAGCCAGAGTTTATAGAGTTAATACAAGATGATATACTTGTAGGTTCAGCCATGCAACAACCTTATTTGATGGGGCAAAAAGCTATTGAACAATTTTATAATTATTTTAATAACAAAGAGATAATAAAAAATATCCAAATGCCAATACTTGCTATTTCAAAAGATAATATCAAGAAGAAATTACCTCTTATAAAAAGAAATGTTTTAGGTATAGAAAAATAG
- the garR gene encoding 2-hydroxy-3-oxopropionate reductase: MKIGFIGLGIMGKSMAKNLLKSGYELVVTNRSKASVDELVSAGALGASSAKELAQSCDLIITMLPNSPQVKEVILGKNGVIDGIKAGSIVIDMSSIAPLASQSIAHELAKKDVEFLDAPVSGGEPKAIDGTLSVMVGGKKEIFNKCYDILLSMAGSVVYTGKVGAGNTTKLANQVIVALNIAGMCEALVLATKAGVEPELVYEAIRGGLAGSTVLDAKAPLAMDRKFDPGFKINLHIKDLQNALDTAHEIGTPVQLTASVMEIMQAMKAEGEDHLDHGALIRYYERLAKVEVKR, encoded by the coding sequence ATGAAAATCGGATTTATAGGATTAGGTATCATGGGAAAATCTATGGCGAAAAATCTATTAAAATCAGGGTATGAGCTAGTTGTTACAAATAGAAGTAAAGCTTCTGTTGATGAGTTAGTATCTGCTGGTGCGCTTGGTGCAAGTAGTGCTAAAGAGCTTGCTCAATCTTGTGATTTAATTATCACCATGCTTCCAAACTCTCCACAAGTTAAAGAAGTGATTTTAGGTAAAAATGGTGTGATAGATGGCATAAAAGCTGGCAGCATTGTTATAGATATGAGTTCTATCGCTCCTTTAGCTTCACAAAGTATAGCTCATGAGTTAGCAAAAAAAGATGTAGAGTTTCTAGATGCTCCTGTAAGTGGTGGTGAGCCTAAAGCAATTGATGGAACACTTTCTGTTATGGTTGGTGGCAAAAAAGAAATATTTAACAAGTGTTACGATATTTTACTTTCTATGGCTGGTTCTGTTGTTTATACAGGAAAAGTTGGGGCTGGAAATACTACAAAACTAGCAAACCAAGTTATCGTTGCACTAAATATTGCTGGTATGTGTGAGGCTTTAGTTTTAGCTACAAAAGCTGGTGTAGAGCCAGAGTTAGTTTATGAAGCAATTAGAGGAGGACTAGCAGGAAGTACTGTTTTAGATGCTAAAGCTCCTTTAGCAATGGATAGAAAATTTGATCCAGGTTTTAAAATCAATCTACATATAAAAGATTTGCAAAATGCACTTGATACAGCCCATGAGATTGGAACACCTGTTCAGCTTACAGCTAGTGTTATGGAGATTATGCAAGCTATGAAAGCTGAGGGGGAAGACCATTTAGACCATGGTGCTTTGATAAGATATTATGAAAGATTGGCAAAAGTTGAAGTAAAAAGGTAA
- a CDS encoding helix-turn-helix transcriptional regulator has translation MHLVLKAYIPIANMIVKTFGKNCEVVLHDLTQPKNSVVYAANGDVTGRKVGQSFDHLIKMVLLNKDFKDDYVVNYFFETEDGKKIKSSSALIRDEKDEVIGMLCLNYDLTLSHLLQKELEDFLGAPTGQETKESEKYVLDQDIVSILDNLIEKIFENTNIEKLTRKDSLEIIKFMDEKGIFLVKGSIDKVAKYMGVSKVTIYSYLDSIRGKR, from the coding sequence ATGCACTTAGTTCTTAAAGCTTATATACCCATTGCAAATATGATTGTAAAAACATTTGGAAAAAATTGCGAAGTGGTATTGCATGATTTAACACAACCTAAAAACTCTGTAGTTTACGCTGCAAATGGTGATGTTACTGGTAGAAAAGTTGGTCAAAGTTTTGATCATCTAATAAAAATGGTATTACTTAATAAAGATTTTAAAGATGACTATGTAGTTAACTACTTTTTTGAAACAGAAGATGGAAAAAAAATCAAATCTTCATCAGCTTTGATTCGTGATGAAAAAGATGAAGTAATAGGTATGCTATGCTTAAACTATGATTTGACTCTTTCTCATCTTTTGCAAAAAGAGTTGGAAGACTTTTTAGGAGCACCAACAGGGCAAGAAACAAAAGAATCAGAGAAATATGTTCTTGACCAAGATATAGTAAGTATCCTTGACAATCTTATAGAAAAGATTTTTGAAAATACTAACATAGAAAAACTAACAAGAAAAGATAGCCTAGAAATCATCAAATTTATGGATGAAAAAGGCATCTTTTTAGTAAAAGGCTCTATTGATAAAGTCGCAAAATATATGGGCGTTTCAAAAGTGACAATATACAGTTACTTAGATAGCATTAGAGGAAAAAGGTAG
- a CDS encoding RidA family protein, with amino-acid sequence MKIIRKVQNLKANGHYALAVIEESRVYISGQFSINPKTGEKKFGTMQEEIKQVLNNIELILQEAGSAKEKVLKVNVYINDLDEWGTVDKIYSDFFAEHTPARTITALAKLHFGFKVEIDVIAAC; translated from the coding sequence ATGAAAATAATTAGAAAAGTACAAAATCTAAAAGCAAATGGACACTATGCTTTAGCAGTAATAGAAGAGAGTAGAGTCTATATATCAGGGCAATTCTCTATTAATCCAAAAACTGGAGAAAAAAAGTTTGGAACAATGCAAGAAGAAATAAAACAAGTTCTAAACAATATAGAATTAATTCTACAAGAAGCAGGTTCAGCTAAAGAAAAAGTCTTAAAAGTTAATGTTTATATTAATGATTTGGATGAATGGGGAACAGTTGATAAAATATATAGTGATTTTTTTGCAGAACATACACCTGCAAGAACAATTACAGCTTTAGCAAAACTTCACTTTGGTTTTAAAGTTGAAATTGATGTTATAGCAGCTTGTTAA
- a CDS encoding ion transporter has protein sequence MNLKSQLYLIFEDPSKHKYGYFLQVAIYINIIVSIVVMFLETEKSLNEYFDLFKTINMVNIFIFTLEYVLRVYSINKNKLKYMLTPLMIVDLIVLLPFYLTFFNIDLGFLRGLRIIRIFKLFRLAKFNEFDKIITEILKEKKEEFLYIVIAIFILLFTLTPLVYFVETKAQPEVFTSMSTTLWWSVTTFTTVGYGDMYPITTIGRMLTTVVSALGIAFYAIPGSIFTSSLLDKINEKRKEKDNE, from the coding sequence ATGAATTTAAAAAGTCAGTTGTACTTAATATTTGAAGATCCCTCAAAACATAAATATGGATATTTTCTACAAGTTGCTATATATATAAATATTATTGTAAGTATTGTTGTTATGTTTCTTGAAACAGAAAAAAGCTTAAATGAATATTTTGATTTATTTAAAACAATAAATATGGTAAATATATTTATATTTACTTTAGAGTATGTATTAAGAGTCTATTCTATAAATAAAAATAAATTAAAGTATATGTTAACTCCTTTGATGATTGTTGATTTGATTGTACTTTTACCTTTTTATCTTACTTTCTTTAATATTGATTTAGGTTTTTTAAGAGGTCTTAGAATAATAAGAATTTTTAAGCTATTTAGATTGGCAAAGTTTAATGAGTTTGATAAAATCATAACAGAAATTTTAAAAGAGAAAAAAGAGGAGTTTTTATATATTGTTATTGCGATTTTTATTCTTTTATTTACATTAACTCCACTTGTTTATTTTGTAGAAACAAAAGCTCAACCTGAAGTTTTCACTAGTATGTCTACAACTTTATGGTGGTCAGTTACTACTTTTACAACAGTAGGTTATGGTGATATGTATCCCATTACTACAATTGGAAGAATGCTAACAACTGTTGTTAGTGCTTTAGGAATTGCTTTTTATGCTATTCCTGGAAGTATTTTTACAAGTAGTTTACTAGATAAAATAAATGAAAAAAGAAAAGAAAAAGATAATGAATAA
- a CDS encoding threonine synthase, producing MKYICSKCEKTEDIRTHKAKCDCGGLWKLHFHVPKFNLDLVDKNTWGLFRYRKFMPIIDDSYKDITLGEGMTPIIEFDKDVLLKMDYFMPTLSFKDRGAAMLISHCKSIGVESVVQDSSGNAGNSIAAYCAKANIKCEIFVPKGTSPKKIDMIKSHNAKVTITDGSRDDCADICRQKVEKEKVFYANHVYNPFFYQGTKTYIYEVYEQLNRIPKNIFVPLGNGTLFIGVIKALEELLESKLIKSMPNIYAIQSQYCPPFVEAVKNKESKPAKVSLKPTLAEGIAIGVPMRGEEILEYIYKYNIKTIIAPEDKIIESRKILAKKGVYCEHTTAASYAAYLEYCKTNEKLSDCLISMCGAGLKSDH from the coding sequence ATGAAATATATTTGTAGTAAATGTGAAAAAACTGAAGATATAAGAACACACAAAGCAAAGTGTGATTGTGGTGGATTGTGGAAATTACACTTTCATGTACCAAAATTTAATTTAGATTTAGTAGATAAAAACACATGGGGACTTTTTCGATATAGAAAGTTTATGCCCATAATAGATGATAGTTACAAAGATATCACTTTAGGAGAGGGAATGACTCCTATTATTGAGTTTGATAAAGATGTTTTATTAAAAATGGACTATTTTATGCCAACACTATCTTTTAAAGATAGAGGTGCAGCTATGTTAATATCTCATTGCAAATCAATAGGAGTAGAAAGTGTTGTTCAAGATAGCAGTGGAAATGCAGGAAATAGTATCGCTGCATATTGTGCAAAAGCAAATATAAAGTGTGAAATATTTGTTCCCAAAGGAACATCTCCTAAAAAAATAGATATGATAAAATCTCATAATGCAAAAGTTACAATAACAGATGGCTCAAGGGATGATTGTGCTGATATTTGCAGACAAAAAGTAGAAAAAGAAAAAGTTTTTTACGCAAATCATGTTTATAATCCATTTTTTTATCAAGGAACAAAAACTTATATCTATGAAGTATATGAACAACTAAACAGAATCCCTAAAAACATATTTGTACCACTTGGAAATGGAACTTTATTTATAGGTGTAATTAAAGCTTTAGAAGAGTTACTTGAAAGTAAACTAATCAAATCTATGCCAAATATCTATGCAATACAAAGCCAATACTGCCCTCCTTTTGTAGAAGCTGTAAAAAACAAAGAATCAAAACCTGCAAAAGTAAGTCTAAAACCCACATTGGCAGAAGGTATTGCAATTGGTGTACCAATGCGTGGAGAAGAGATTTTAGAGTATATTTATAAATACAATATCAAAACAATTATTGCACCAGAAGATAAAATAATTGAAAGTAGAAAAATCCTTGCTAAAAAAGGAGTATATTGTGAACATACAACAGCTGCTTCATATGCAGCATATTTAGAGTATTGCAAAACAAATGAGAAACTAAGTGATTGCTTAATATCTATGTGCGGGGCTGGATTGAAATCTGACCACTAA
- a CDS encoding AAA domain-containing protein, which produces MKKEEFLNNLFKYYDLALRIDNVLGTKYTKKQISSYHVSEKIDKVYNEKLEKSHYFSLDSDFKNSFLPIEYLSEDTIESFIHEVSYFERTVNFEGQKLKKRYDPQNIYEHNKFIFSKDSNFFQYGIAFNLLKENPFSNYSKFVPSFVILFPNYDEEFNFLTPDKIFIEIKRYLGYSLTEDEEEFSCEIKPYLLFNPKILEPYFLETPDIKLSSFEDTQKQIIKFLEPILELDKYNIEKEFQDKAFIIGISQNLNMGLTKIYDTIFEHQNINSLIKSYFKVHRRKSNDIIYPKIEKSEIITTKKIVNSYSSHFGSFDKEYSLAQTQREALSCYLEDKKVLPVNGAPGTGKTSLLRGIFGDYTVKAAIKSYESYLKEKVVLFSTPIVCSSTNNQALTNISEGIDSGFIETSKKNESNLYKRWLTDDVKLEKKTINFNNNLFVPSVRSTVKRTYELSKNDMKTVGNIISKNPLTFINEYFKYRKIDMFCEKVDKRTLDLLNKAARFFFNKINENIEELKSLTSLIQDKVDELTKIELHLVTKYIEKGIQEDLIKATLFEIKEHSEKLSSSLDRLRSFEKEYKQIEKNIQNLKNRIKEYKEEALEIEDSISLSASEIEVIDKQIKIEQSYLNDYKISPYYSSCYEEIKYKYRDDFTNEKNNIKEVLKTDIEKVFKNANILEKLSYGLLKKGAIKDKIELLNNLSQEQLSNLNTTFYEQDFFINDLKENISNKHSKVIKKLKEKLSKIDANITKFSVKHSELKLEIYQLENEVDDKDIKLYQIENLLDKEFGILSNDIFEFEDIERLIEFEDTYKQLARLNEKNERYDTTQRTDNFYFALHLLEALYFISNTNMWNTKIELNNFDNKVIKCPICHEGSMVQRDSVIKCSKCDRKFSFNNKYLPKELDEEKILYILKNSKATIDEISYYVNATEDFINISTNDTNNDELFSSLYPIFPIINITCNSFGTIVSNRNDTYIKENIFDFLLIDEAGTIPPSKMIILNCAKKVMLFGDTKQLKPVFSYDTKIENRILEDFYSSKKDISIVSKYFSCASKMSNEPIIKKNNNSMDIANSSVTYFLPYNKSKMEGDIWLKEHFRCQTPIVQISNEISYFNEIKPLKKDKYHDKSWSTLLFIEHEHQKSSYNTNQGEIEEIINFIIDRKERYINEFLKRIKNKEEITDEDYYNSIGIITPFVNQENLLKKEIINKIGSHKDDAKEPIIKVGTVHKYQGSERDIIIFSSVYNKENQGKAQNLFFNRDEPDMINVAVTRAKEIFVLFGNRNTISNSETFSGVMVKHIDEYKNKKTKK; this is translated from the coding sequence ATGAAAAAAGAAGAGTTTTTAAACAATTTATTTAAATATTATGATTTAGCACTTAGAATTGACAATGTTCTTGGAACAAAATATACAAAAAAACAGATATCTTCATATCATGTAAGTGAGAAAATTGATAAAGTATATAATGAAAAGCTAGAAAAGAGTCATTATTTTTCATTGGATAGTGATTTTAAAAATAGTTTTTTGCCTATTGAATATCTTAGTGAAGATACAATAGAATCGTTTATCCATGAAGTCTCATATTTTGAAAGAACTGTAAATTTTGAAGGACAAAAACTTAAAAAAAGATATGATCCTCAAAATATCTATGAACATAATAAATTTATTTTTTCAAAAGACTCAAACTTCTTTCAATATGGAATAGCATTTAATCTTTTAAAAGAAAATCCTTTTTCTAATTATTCTAAGTTTGTTCCTTCTTTTGTGATACTTTTTCCAAACTATGACGAAGAGTTTAATTTTTTGACACCAGATAAAATATTTATTGAGATAAAAAGATACCTAGGATATAGCTTGACAGAAGATGAAGAAGAGTTTTCTTGTGAGATAAAGCCTTATTTGTTATTTAATCCAAAAATACTTGAACCATATTTTTTAGAAACGCCAGATATTAAATTGTCATCATTTGAAGATACTCAAAAGCAAATAATTAAATTTTTAGAGCCTATTCTTGAATTAGATAAATATAATATAGAAAAAGAGTTTCAAGATAAAGCTTTTATCATTGGAATTTCTCAAAATCTAAATATGGGATTGACAAAAATATATGATACTATTTTTGAACATCAAAATATTAATAGTTTAATAAAGTCATACTTTAAAGTACATAGAAGAAAAAGCAATGACATAATCTATCCCAAAATAGAAAAAAGTGAGATTATAACTACAAAGAAAATTGTAAATTCTTATTCTTCTCATTTTGGTTCTTTTGATAAAGAGTATTCTTTAGCACAAACACAAAGAGAAGCATTGAGTTGTTATCTTGAAGATAAAAAAGTATTACCTGTAAATGGTGCACCAGGAACAGGTAAAACTTCATTATTGAGAGGTATATTTGGTGATTATACAGTAAAAGCAGCTATTAAAAGTTATGAAAGTTATTTAAAAGAGAAAGTTGTTTTATTTTCTACTCCTATAGTTTGCTCCTCTACAAACAATCAAGCCTTAACAAATATTTCTGAGGGAATAGACTCAGGCTTTATTGAAACTTCTAAAAAGAACGAGAGCAATTTATATAAAAGATGGTTGACTGATGATGTTAAATTAGAAAAAAAGACTATAAACTTTAATAATAACTTGTTTGTTCCTTCTGTTAGAAGTACAGTAAAGAGAACATATGAACTCTCTAAAAATGATATGAAAACAGTAGGAAATATAATATCAAAAAATCCTCTAACTTTTATAAATGAATACTTTAAATATAGAAAAATAGATATGTTTTGTGAAAAAGTTGATAAAAGAACTTTAGACCTTTTAAATAAAGCTGCAAGGTTTTTCTTTAATAAAATAAATGAAAACATAGAAGAATTAAAAAGTTTAACATCTCTTATTCAAGATAAAGTAGATGAATTAACCAAGATTGAACTACATCTAGTAACAAAATATATAGAAAAAGGTATTCAAGAAGATCTTATAAAAGCTACACTTTTTGAAATAAAAGAGCATTCAGAAAAACTTTCTTCTTCATTGGATAGGTTAAGGTCTTTTGAAAAAGAGTATAAACAAATAGAAAAAAATATACAAAATTTAAAAAACAGAATAAAAGAGTATAAAGAAGAAGCCTTAGAGATTGAAGATTCTATATCTTTAAGCGCAAGTGAAATTGAGGTTATAGATAAACAAATAAAAATAGAACAATCTTATTTAAATGATTATAAAATATCTCCATATTATAGTAGTTGCTATGAAGAGATTAAATATAAATATAGAGATGACTTTACTAATGAAAAAAATAATATAAAAGAAGTTTTAAAAACTGATATTGAAAAAGTATTTAAAAATGCTAATATATTAGAAAAACTTTCTTATGGGCTTTTAAAAAAAGGCGCTATAAAAGATAAGATTGAACTATTAAATAATTTATCCCAAGAACAATTATCTAATCTTAATACTACTTTCTATGAGCAAGATTTTTTTATAAATGATTTAAAAGAAAATATATCAAATAAACATAGTAAGGTTATTAAAAAACTAAAAGAAAAATTAAGTAAAATTGATGCAAATATTACTAAATTTAGTGTAAAACATAGTGAATTAAAATTAGAGATATATCAATTAGAAAATGAAGTAGATGATAAAGATATTAAATTATATCAAATAGAAAACTTATTAGATAAAGAGTTTGGTATTTTATCAAATGATATTTTTGAGTTTGAAGATATTGAAAGACTAATTGAATTTGAGGATACATATAAACAACTTGCTAGATTAAATGAAAAAAATGAAAGATATGATACTACACAAAGAACAGATAACTTTTATTTTGCTTTACATCTTTTAGAAGCACTATATTTTATATCAAATACAAATATGTGGAATACTAAAATAGAGTTAAATAATTTTGATAATAAAGTTATCAAGTGTCCTATATGTCATGAAGGTTCTATGGTTCAACGTGATAGTGTAATTAAATGTTCAAAGTGTGATAGAAAGTTTTCTTTTAATAATAAGTATTTACCTAAAGAATTAGATGAAGAAAAAATTTTATATATATTAAAAAATTCAAAAGCTACTATTGATGAAATTTCATACTATGTTAACGCAACAGAAGATTTTATAAATATTTCTACAAACGATACAAATAATGATGAACTTTTTAGCAGTTTATATCCTATTTTTCCTATTATAAATATCACTTGTAATAGTTTTGGTACAATAGTTTCTAATAGAAATGATACTTATATAAAAGAAAATATTTTTGACTTTTTATTAATCGATGAAGCAGGTACGATACCTCCTTCTAAAATGATAATATTAAACTGTGCCAAAAAAGTGATGCTATTTGGAGATACTAAACAATTAAAACCTGTCTTTTCTTATGATACTAAAATTGAAAATAGAATATTAGAAGACTTTTACTCTTCAAAAAAAGATATAAGTATTGTTTCAAAATATTTCTCATGTGCTTCTAAAATGAGTAATGAACCGATAATCAAAAAAAACAATAACTCAATGGATATAGCTAATTCAAGTGTTACTTATTTCCTTCCTTATAATAAAAGTAAAATGGAAGGTGATATTTGGTTAAAAGAACATTTTAGATGTCAAACTCCTATTGTTCAAATCTCAAATGAAATATCATATTTTAATGAAATTAAACCATTAAAAAAAGATAAATATCATGATAAGAGTTGGAGTACATTGTTATTTATAGAACATGAACATCAAAAAAGCTCATATAATACAAATCAAGGTGAAATTGAAGAAATTATAAACTTTATTATAGATAGAAAAGAACGTTATATTAATGAGTTTTTAAAACGAATTAAAAATAAAGAGGAAATTACTGATGAGGATTATTATAATTCAATAGGAATTATTACACCATTTGTAAATCAAGAAAATTTATTAAAAAAAGAAATTATTAATAAAATTGGAAGCCATAAAGACGATGCTAAAGAACCAATTATTAAAGTAGGTACTGTGCATAAATATCAAGGTTCTGAAAGAGATATAATAATTTTTTCATCCGTTTATAATAAAGAAAATCAAGGGAAAGCCCAAAATCTATTTTTTAATAGAGATGAACCTGATATGATAAATGTTGCAGTAACTAGAGCAAAAGAAATATTTGTACTATTTGGGAATAGAAATACAATATCAAATAGTGAAACTTTTTCTGGAGTGATGGTAAAACATATTGATGAATATAAAAACAAAAAGACAAAAAAATAA